A window from Montipora capricornis isolate CH-2021 chromosome 7, ASM3666992v2, whole genome shotgun sequence encodes these proteins:
- the LOC138057898 gene encoding uncharacterized protein has product MSKRTRSRERFPIGEWARKAKYKRIEAVEASKSLEKIEQEISSAKETTKILKENNVQLLGEIKELRRKRGLLEDDKVHLPRGSAVPTKLDKENSDCTVGLSEKIASKRRKRTVDAAKMIHSSPQTPDEVSKTDALNGLWNTFVSYANNKDVTMLCSRSRKVNTLVVPKVVNNAVAAFEKSAKNYERSVSVIYKGGILSKRKYNELRSSEMFEFDLPTGKRRRTEFKKGCKVPALVPYKDLMKFVSEQEIGTLHNIPQARADSEIEKESEDVNQNLLPLVPGHFIDLEERLLQMADLYLHIDSHRPNFLNWFGKEKGNFLVAIGADGAPFGKCNEACAWLVSFLNVTERVSSPYDNFLICGGNCREEHPSMIEYGKLLRSQISVLEKKTFTVKGLQVNLTFKLVPSDMKWLSKFSGELSNAATYPNPFANVNQKDLSERGCTLGNNPRDKWKPWAYDFRMKVANKVAQFKQKQPKPTNASQMQTFRNKVCQFIGNLKSRQEYEPILGHLVQNAKVDSLHIGNNCWGHWFKKLLTTILANAKVGTNVKSVFQLPEDNPLRIHLKTLRFKLKCKKLYNKFCRWFKEKRKSGDFEFRFTGEETKKFCHRFMFIIEDLIGDGSDIEQPKNFFALSMARMGLHLRNALSLAVRVSDIKTEDLPKLKQDCRMYFNLASLFHSINVSVWTMGHCVPFHSNQLMEDLGVGLGINSMQGREAKHQQLASFAEFSLVKNRWEKVFRHEHMSLIWLRQQNPFSDGYSKCKDKYIPPRCYTDEYCFCGIALNSEGKCRYCDSRLSKEIATCASSGSLTVKMKEILRHAEQARQ; this is encoded by the exons ATGTCGAAGCGCACGAGAAGTCGAGAGAGGTTTCCAATAGGAGAGTGGGCTCGTAAAGCGAAGTATAAGCGCATCGAAGCTGTGGAAGCGAGCAAAAGTCTTGAAAAAATTGAGCAGGAGATTTCAAGTGCGAAGGAGaccacaaaaattctaaaggaaAATAATGTTCAGCTGCTGGGTGAAATAAAGGAACTCAGGAGAAAG CGTGGCTTACTTGAGGATGACAAAGTACACCTACCAAGAGGCTCAGCTGTCCCTACAAAACTAGACAAGGAAAACAGTGACTGTACAGTTGGTTTGTCAGAGAAAATTGCCTCAAAGAGAAGGAAACGTACAGTGGATGCAGCAAAGATGATCCATTCTTCCCCTCAAACACCTGATGAAGTTTCCAAAACAGATGCTTTGAATGGACTGTGGAACACTTTTGTATCTTATGCTAACAACAAAGATGTTACTATGTTATGCAGTAGATCTAGAAAGGTTAATACCTTAGTTGTACCCAAAGTAGTAAATAATGCTGTGGCTGCTTTTGAGAAGTCAGCAAAGAATTATGAAAGATCTGTAAGCGTTATTTACAAGGGGGGTATCTTAAGTAAAAGGAAGTACAATGAGTTGCGTTCCTCAGAAATGTTTGAATTTGATCTTCCCACTGGAAAGCGCAGGCGAACAGAGTTCAAAAAAGGTTGTAAGGTGCCCGCATTAGTACCATACAAAGATTTGATGAAATTCGTATCAGAGCAAGAAATTGGGACCCTTCACAATATACCCCAGGCCAGGGCTGATAGTGAAATTGAGAAGGAAAGTGAAGATGTTAACCAGAATCTGTTACCACTTGTACCCGGTCATTTTATTGACTTAGAAGAGCGTTTGTTACAAATGGCTGATTTGTATCTTCATATTGACAGTCACAGGCCAAATTTTCTGAATTGGTTTGGAAAGGAAAAGGGCAATTTTTTGGTGGCAATTGGAGCTGATGGTGCTCCGTTTGGAAAATGTAATGAAGCATGTGCTTGGctggtttcttttttaaatgtcaCAGAAAGAGTATCAAGCCCTTATGACAACTTTCTAATTTGCGGTGGTAACTGTCGTGAAGAACACCCATCAATGATAGAGTATGGCAAACTTCTAAGATCTCAGATCAGtgttttggaaaagaaaacatttaccgtAAAAGGCCTACAGGTAAATCTTACCTTTAAACTTGTGCCTTCTGATATGAAATGGCTGAGTAAATTTTCAGGTGAACTAAGTAATGCAGCTACATACCCAAACCCCTTTGCCAATGTGAATCAGAAAGATTTGTCAGAAAGAGGGTGTACTCTGGGCAATAATCCAAGAGATAAATGGAAACCTTGGGCTTACGATTTTAGAATGAAGGTTGCTAACAAAGTTGCACAGTTTAAACAAAAACAGCCAAAACCAACCAATGCATCTCAAATGCAAACTTTCCGCAACAAGGTGTGCCAATTCATAGGTAACCTTAAATCCAGGCAAGAGTATGAACCAATACTTGGTCATCTAGTCCAAAATGCAAAGGTTGACAGTCTCCATATAGGCAATAACTGCTGGGGACATTGGTTCAAAAAGTTGCTTACCACCATTCTAGCAAATGCAAAAGTGGGCACAAATGTGAAGTCAGTTTTCCAGCTTCCAGAAGACAATCCCTTACGCATACATTTAAAGACCTTAAGGTTTAAGTTGAAGTGCAAAAAATTGTACAACAAGTTTTGTCGTTGGTTTAaggaaaaacgaaaatctggtGATTTTGAGTTCAGGTTTACTGGTGAGGAGACCAAAAAATTTTGCCACAGATTCATGTTTATTATTGAAGATCTCATTGGTGATGGCTCAGATATAGAACAACCAAAGAATTTCTTTGCCTTGTCAATGGCAAGAATGGGTCTTCATTTAAGAAATGCTTTGTCTCTTGCTGTCAGAGTTTCAGATATTAAGACAGAGGATTTGCCTAAATTGAAACAGGATTGCAGGATGTATTTTAATTTAGCATCTCTATTTCATTCCATCAATGTAAGTGTTTGGACGATGGGGCATTGTGTCCCATTTCACTCAAACCAGTTAATGGAGGATTTAGGAGTTGGCCTTGGGATCAATTCTATGCAAGGTAGAGAGGCTAAGCATCAGCAATTAGCATCTTTTGCAGAATTCTCTCTGGTCAAAAATAGGTGGGAAAAAGTTTTCAGACATGAACACATGTCACTGATTTGGTTAAGGCAACAAAATCCCTTCAGTGATGGTTACTCTAAGTGCAAAGACAAATACATTCCACCTAGGTGTTATACGGATGAATATTGTTTTTGTGGAATTGCTTTAAATAGTGAGGGTAAATGTAGGTATTGTGACAGCAGACTGTCAAAAGAAATTGCCACTTGTGCTTCTTCAGGAAGCCTAActgtgaaaatgaaagaaattttaaGGCATGCTGAACAAGCAAGACAGTGA